In Gulosibacter molinativorax, a single window of DNA contains:
- a CDS encoding DNA polymerase III subunit gamma and tau, with the protein MVAALYRRYRPESFAEMIGQRQVTDPLMTALRTGRINHAYLFSGPRGCGKTSSARILARCLNCAEGPTPEPCGKCESCLELGRNGGGSIDVFEIDAASHGGVDDARELRERAVVAPTRDRYKIFIIDEAHMVTAAGFNALLKVVEEPPENVMFIFATTEPEKVIGTIRSRTHHFPFRLIPPAPMLEYVEEICAAEGVTAQPGVLPLVVRAGGGSARDTMSLLDQLIAGTDGSELEYGLATQLLGFTSQGLLNDAINAFAAGDAAEAYRSVDAVIQSGQDPRRYVEDLLERVRDLIIVRALGESASSVLRGAAPDDLEQMRGAAARFSPRALSQMADIVNETLTEMSGVTAPRVQLELMVARILVAMRADFAGGAAGFVEAGETPLGQGSQTSGRGAARPATPAGGAAQSAPSQASAPSRSSAPSPASAPSRASALANGPLGPSTSTAQPDVRPEQGPASPAADAAAAWDAVAPEPAPSADVSASRVEPSVSSASEPVSEPERASEPAQQQNQRRDETTNHPEQAVDPGSFDLSRVRAAWPEVLEQIARDGHPTSAAIVKQVIPTEFGAGEGAGKLRVEVPNRGVMDQLSRGREQGNAPANHLKTALGRVFGFDVVVYPRVLKDGETSAAPSTDAPPADPDRHRGAPSEPTGQRNPAGSTPAVRNEASAAAVATTHTERAPKTEPTSPSPAAKVATWDVVAIPGSEDGPGSGWDDLATESATPTEQSSEARIPEVIAAKTLAANEADTIERDSMAASVASKERSNSAAATAAPTQTTASAQELEPAPARRHPALATGSERYGESVIRERLGARFVSEEPIEILQETADPEEIPPPDDFDAPPPPEEY; encoded by the coding sequence ATGGTCGCTGCCCTCTATCGTCGTTATCGGCCCGAGTCATTCGCCGAAATGATCGGGCAGCGTCAAGTGACCGACCCCCTCATGACGGCGCTTCGCACCGGCCGAATCAATCACGCGTACCTCTTTTCCGGCCCGCGAGGTTGCGGTAAGACGTCGTCTGCGCGCATCCTCGCCCGCTGCCTGAACTGCGCCGAGGGCCCGACCCCGGAGCCCTGCGGCAAGTGCGAATCCTGCCTCGAACTCGGGCGCAACGGCGGCGGGTCAATCGACGTGTTCGAGATCGACGCCGCGAGCCACGGTGGCGTCGACGACGCGCGTGAGCTGCGCGAGCGTGCGGTCGTCGCGCCGACGCGAGACCGCTACAAGATCTTCATCATTGACGAGGCACACATGGTGACCGCGGCTGGCTTCAACGCACTGCTCAAGGTCGTCGAAGAGCCACCGGAAAACGTCATGTTTATCTTCGCGACGACCGAGCCAGAGAAAGTCATCGGCACGATTCGCTCGCGCACGCACCACTTCCCGTTCCGGCTCATTCCGCCCGCGCCGATGCTCGAGTATGTCGAGGAAATCTGCGCGGCGGAGGGTGTTACCGCGCAGCCGGGTGTGCTGCCGCTCGTTGTGCGCGCGGGTGGCGGCTCGGCGCGTGACACGATGTCGCTGCTCGACCAGCTCATCGCTGGCACCGACGGCAGCGAGCTCGAGTACGGGCTCGCGACGCAGCTGCTCGGATTCACCTCGCAGGGCCTGTTGAACGACGCAATTAATGCGTTCGCGGCTGGCGACGCGGCCGAGGCGTACCGGTCGGTGGATGCGGTGATTCAGTCTGGCCAGGACCCGCGGCGTTACGTCGAAGACCTCCTAGAACGCGTTCGCGACCTCATCATCGTGCGCGCGCTCGGAGAATCGGCATCCTCGGTGCTTCGCGGCGCTGCCCCCGATGACCTCGAACAGATGCGGGGCGCCGCGGCGCGCTTCTCGCCGCGGGCACTCAGCCAGATGGCCGACATCGTGAATGAAACGCTCACCGAGATGAGCGGCGTGACCGCGCCGCGGGTGCAGCTCGAGCTGATGGTTGCGCGGATTCTCGTCGCGATGCGCGCCGACTTCGCGGGCGGCGCGGCCGGGTTTGTGGAGGCGGGGGAGACCCCGCTGGGGCAAGGCAGCCAGACCTCGGGGCGGGGTGCGGCTCGGCCGGCCACACCTGCTGGCGGTGCCGCGCAGTCCGCACCGTCGCAGGCTTCCGCCCCGTCGCGTTCTTCTGCACCGTCGCCGGCTTCCGCACCGTCGCGGGCTTCCGCACTTGCGAATGGGCCTCTTGGTCCTTCAACCAGCACTGCTCAGCCGGATGTGCGACCAGAGCAGGGCCCGGCGAGTCCGGCCGCAGATGCAGCAGCGGCATGGGACGCCGTCGCACCCGAACCCGCGCCATCCGCAGACGTGTCGGCGAGCCGAGTCGAGCCATCCGTCTCGTCAGCCAGCGAACCTGTGTCGGAGCCAGAACGTGCATCCGAACCCGCTCAGCAGCAGAACCAGCGGCGCGACGAGACGACGAACCACCCGGAGCAAGCTGTCGATCCGGGGAGCTTCGACCTCTCCCGGGTTCGCGCGGCGTGGCCCGAGGTGCTCGAGCAGATCGCGCGCGACGGGCATCCGACTTCGGCTGCAATCGTGAAGCAGGTCATCCCGACCGAGTTCGGTGCGGGCGAGGGCGCGGGCAAACTCCGCGTCGAGGTGCCCAACCGTGGCGTGATGGACCAGCTGTCGCGTGGCCGCGAACAGGGCAACGCGCCGGCGAACCATCTCAAGACGGCGCTCGGTCGGGTTTTCGGCTTTGACGTGGTCGTCTACCCGCGCGTGCTCAAGGACGGTGAAACGTCCGCAGCGCCCTCGACGGATGCGCCACCTGCAGATCCGGATCGTCACCGAGGCGCGCCGAGCGAGCCAACCGGGCAGCGCAATCCGGCCGGATCGACTCCGGCTGTGCGGAACGAGGCCTCCGCCGCGGCGGTCGCGACCACTCACACGGAACGCGCACCGAAAACTGAACCGACCTCGCCGTCACCGGCGGCCAAGGTCGCGACATGGGACGTCGTGGCGATTCCGGGCTCGGAGGACGGCCCCGGCTCGGGATGGGATGACCTCGCGACCGAGTCGGCGACGCCGACGGAGCAATCGAGCGAGGCGCGCATCCCTGAGGTAATTGCGGCGAAGACCCTGGCAGCGAACGAGGCCGACACGATCGAGCGCGACTCGATGGCCGCATCCGTCGCCTCGAAGGAACGCTCGAACTCGGCCGCGGCAACCGCAGCGCCGACGCAGACCACCGCGTCGGCCCAGGAACTCGAGCCCGCGCCAGCCCGGCGCCATCCGGCACTGGCCACGGGCAGCGAGCGCTACGGTGAATCGGTCATCCGAGAGCGGCTCGGCGCCCGATTCGTGAGCGAAGAACCTATTGAGATATTGCAGGAGACGGCGGATCCGGAGGAAATCCCTCCGCCCGATGATTTCGACGCGCCGCCGCCTCCTGAGGAGTACTAA
- the recR gene encoding recombination mediator RecR — MYDGVVQELIDELGRLPGVGPKSAQRIAFHIVQTQSFDVTKLAKVLLEVRERVRFCEQCGNVSESAVCNICADPERDRTLICVVEEPKDVAAIERTRSYEGLYHVLGGAISPIDGIGPDQLNIRGLMPRLETGEVVEVIIATDPNLEGDATASYLSRLLSAVGVQVSRLASGLPVGGDLEYADEVTLGRAFAGRRLIGQ; from the coding sequence ATGTATGACGGAGTAGTGCAGGAACTGATTGACGAGCTCGGTCGGTTGCCTGGAGTCGGGCCGAAGTCTGCGCAGCGCATCGCGTTTCACATCGTGCAGACGCAGAGCTTCGACGTGACGAAGCTCGCGAAGGTGCTGCTCGAGGTGCGCGAACGCGTGCGCTTCTGCGAGCAGTGCGGCAACGTTTCCGAGTCGGCGGTGTGCAATATCTGCGCAGATCCGGAGCGGGATCGCACGCTGATTTGCGTGGTTGAGGAGCCCAAGGACGTCGCGGCAATCGAGCGAACGCGTTCCTACGAGGGCCTGTACCACGTGCTCGGCGGCGCGATCTCGCCGATCGACGGCATTGGTCCGGACCAGCTCAATATCCGCGGGCTCATGCCGCGGCTCGAGACCGGTGAGGTAGTCGAGGTCATCATCGCGACCGACCCAAATCTCGAGGGCGATGCGACCGCGAGCTATCTCTCGCGGCTGCTGTCCGCAGTCGGCGTGCAGGTCTCGCGGCTCGCATCGGGTCTGCCGGTTGGCGGCGACCTCGAGTATGCGGACGAGGTCACCCTCGGCCGTGCGTTCGCGGGGCGCCGACTCATCGGTCAGTAG
- a CDS encoding acetate/propionate family kinase: MTVVLVVNSGSSSLKYQLIEMSDERVLASGLIERIGEASGVVTHKRGDERAERELEIGDHDAAFDIMMQNFAEHGPSMDDAKPVVVGHRIVQGGRRFYGPTIIDEKVEMDIEELIPLAPLHNGPNLAGVRAARRVFANIPHVAVFDTAFHTTLSDAASYYALNREVADKYRVRKYGAHGTSHKYVSEAAAEFLDRPYDELRTVVLHIGNGASACAVDGGKSIDTSMGMTPLEGLVMGTRTGDIDPAVLFHLHRKAGYSVDDLDRLLNKQSGLLGLTGTNDVRDVTARAAAGDEAAELGLEIYVHRLRHYIGSYLVALQGADVIAWCGGVGENSVEVRKRALAGMEWLGVELDAERNEARRDGIREISTDSSRVRILVVPTNEEIEIARQSLEATGVPAAQ; this comes from the coding sequence ATGACTGTCGTCCTCGTCGTCAACTCCGGCTCGTCCTCGCTGAAGTATCAGCTCATCGAAATGTCGGATGAGCGGGTGCTTGCCTCCGGTCTCATCGAGCGCATCGGCGAAGCCTCCGGCGTCGTCACCCACAAGCGGGGCGATGAGCGAGCGGAGCGAGAACTCGAGATCGGCGACCACGACGCCGCGTTCGACATCATGATGCAAAACTTCGCGGAACACGGCCCGTCGATGGACGACGCGAAGCCGGTGGTGGTCGGGCACCGAATCGTGCAGGGCGGGCGGCGGTTCTACGGGCCGACGATCATCGACGAGAAGGTCGAAATGGATATTGAGGAGCTCATCCCACTCGCGCCGCTCCACAACGGACCGAATCTCGCTGGTGTGCGCGCGGCACGGCGGGTGTTTGCAAACATCCCGCACGTCGCGGTGTTCGACACGGCTTTTCACACGACGCTCTCGGATGCGGCGAGCTACTACGCGCTCAACCGCGAGGTGGCCGACAAGTATCGGGTGCGGAAGTACGGCGCTCACGGCACGAGCCACAAGTACGTCTCCGAGGCCGCCGCGGAATTTCTTGACCGGCCCTACGACGAGCTGCGTACCGTCGTGCTGCACATTGGCAACGGCGCCTCGGCCTGTGCGGTCGACGGCGGTAAATCGATCGACACCTCGATGGGCATGACCCCGCTCGAGGGGCTCGTGATGGGCACGCGCACCGGCGACATCGACCCCGCGGTGCTCTTCCACTTGCACCGCAAGGCGGGCTACTCGGTGGATGACCTTGACCGGCTCCTGAACAAGCAGTCCGGTCTGTTGGGGCTGACGGGGACGAACGACGTGCGCGATGTCACGGCACGCGCCGCGGCGGGCGACGAAGCGGCCGAGCTCGGGCTCGAGATCTATGTTCACCGACTGCGCCACTACATCGGTTCCTACCTCGTCGCGCTGCAGGGCGCGGACGTCATTGCGTGGTGCGGCGGCGTCGGCGAGAACTCGGTCGAGGTGCGGAAGCGCGCGTTGGCTGGGATGGAGTGGCTCGGCGTTGAGCTGGATGCGGAGCGCAACGAGGCCCGCCGCGACGGGATTCGCGAGATCTCGACGGACTCATCCCGCGTTCGCATCCTCGTCGTGCCGACCAACGAGGAGATTGAGATCGCTCGCCAGTCGCTCGAGGCGACGGGCGTGCCCGCGGCCCAGTAG
- a CDS encoding aspartate kinase, with the protein MSLIVQKYGGSSVADAEGIRRVARRIVDTKREGNDVVVTVSAMGDTTDDLIDLAHQITPMPEPREFDMLVTTGERISMALLAMAIKSLGYDARSYTGSQAGMITDSTHGDARILDVTPSRIREALDEGAIAIVAGFQGYSRDTRDITTLGRGGSDTTAVALAAALNADRCEIYSDVDGVFTADPRIVPKAHKLDRISSEEMLELAGSGSKILHIRAVEYARRQGVTLVVRSSFSNEPGTTVYIDNPEEENQVEEATIAGVAHDLSQAKITVVGVPDVPGSAAAIFNIVSQQGANIDMIVQNVQTQNDGVTDISFTLPKITADGVLKALEGARKEIGYESIRFDDQIGKVSLVGSGMRTNIGVSTTLFDALSKAGINIDMISTSEIRISIVTRADLVPEAARAIHAAFGLDGESEAVVYAGTGR; encoded by the coding sequence GTGAGCCTCATCGTGCAAAAGTATGGCGGCTCTTCAGTCGCCGACGCCGAGGGCATCCGTCGGGTTGCCAGGCGAATTGTAGACACGAAGCGTGAGGGCAACGACGTCGTGGTCACGGTGTCTGCGATGGGGGACACGACCGACGACCTCATTGACCTGGCGCATCAGATCACCCCGATGCCTGAGCCGCGCGAGTTCGACATGCTCGTCACCACCGGTGAGCGAATCTCGATGGCGCTGCTCGCGATGGCGATCAAGTCGCTCGGCTACGACGCACGCTCCTACACCGGCAGCCAGGCCGGCATGATTACCGACTCGACGCACGGCGATGCGCGCATCCTCGATGTCACGCCGAGCCGCATTCGCGAGGCACTCGACGAGGGTGCCATCGCAATCGTGGCGGGTTTCCAGGGCTATAGCCGCGACACCCGCGACATCACGACGCTCGGTCGCGGCGGTTCCGACACCACCGCCGTCGCGCTCGCGGCCGCGCTCAACGCCGACCGCTGCGAGATCTACTCGGATGTCGACGGCGTATTCACGGCTGACCCGCGTATCGTCCCGAAGGCCCACAAGCTCGATCGCATCTCGAGCGAGGAAATGCTCGAGCTCGCGGGCTCTGGCTCCAAGATTTTGCACATCCGCGCCGTTGAGTACGCGCGCCGCCAGGGCGTCACCCTGGTCGTGCGCTCGTCCTTCTCGAACGAGCCGGGCACGACCGTTTACATCGACAATCCGGAAGAGGAGAACCAAGTGGAAGAAGCCACCATTGCCGGTGTTGCCCACGACCTGAGCCAGGCAAAGATCACCGTGGTTGGGGTTCCGGATGTGCCGGGTTCCGCGGCTGCGATCTTTAACATCGTTTCGCAGCAGGGCGCGAACATCGACATGATCGTGCAGAACGTGCAGACGCAGAACGACGGCGTGACGGACATCTCGTTCACGCTACCCAAGATCACGGCCGACGGCGTGCTCAAGGCGCTGGAAGGCGCGCGCAAAGAAATTGGTTATGAGAGCATCCGCTTCGACGACCAGATCGGCAAGGTCTCGCTCGTTGGTTCGGGGATGCGCACCAACATTGGTGTCTCGACCACACTGTTCGACGCGCTCTCAAAGGCCGGAATCAACATCGACATGATCTCGACCTCCGAGATCCGCATCTCGATCGTGACCCGCGCCGACCTCGTTCCGGAGGCCGCCCGCGCGATCCACGCAGCGTTCGGCCTCGATGGCGAATCCGAGGCCGTCGTCTACGCCGGCACCGGCCGCTAA